A part of Streptantibioticus cattleyicolor NRRL 8057 = DSM 46488 genomic DNA contains:
- a CDS encoding snapalysin family zinc-dependent metalloprotease, with protein sequence MIKRIAALTALVPAMLSTAVVTPAHSAPRATAAVVTLTYDASDAGQWAGPIEQAVQNWNNAVHNVRLEPASDPSSADYVYEATSGWPQTTLGPIFPGGSGEVQLGQQAVDEGYDATRITAHETGHILGLPDDYSGPCSELMSGHGPGTSCTNAKPDAAEAAQVDENYAAGTPRIRPQHHQVVIDVWSGRVLTNSR encoded by the coding sequence ATGATCAAGCGAATAGCCGCCCTGACGGCACTCGTCCCGGCCATGCTGAGCACCGCGGTCGTCACTCCGGCGCACTCCGCGCCACGCGCGACCGCGGCTGTGGTCACCCTCACCTACGACGCCAGCGATGCCGGTCAGTGGGCGGGCCCGATCGAGCAGGCCGTGCAGAACTGGAACAACGCGGTGCACAACGTGCGCCTGGAACCGGCGAGCGACCCCAGCTCGGCCGACTACGTCTACGAGGCGACCAGCGGCTGGCCGCAGACCACGTTGGGGCCGATCTTCCCCGGCGGCAGCGGCGAGGTGCAACTGGGCCAGCAAGCGGTGGACGAGGGCTACGACGCGACCCGGATCACGGCGCACGAAACCGGCCACATCCTCGGGCTGCCCGACGACTACAGCGGCCCGTGCTCGGAACTCATGTCCGGCCACGGCCCCGGCACCTCCTGCACGAACGCCAAGCCCGACGCGGCCGAAGCGGCACAGGTCGACGAGAACTACGCCGCCGGCACACCGAGGATCCGCCCCCAGCACCACCAGGTGGTGATCGACGTCTGGTCCGGCCGGGTCCTCACCAACTCGCGCTGA
- a CDS encoding FAD-dependent monooxygenase, with translation MNMDSRIPTERAAVLIVGGSIVGASAALFLAARGITPVLVEKHTAVSTRLRAKLFYPRTMEAYRSVGVDQDVYAVQHSVPPADHAAVVTSLAGPEVRRWRLPAAEDFGDVSPCPSALVKQADVEEVVRAHARARGADLRFGHRFLRLGRHEDHVVAHVLDAAGKPYTVQADYLLAADGNSSAIREALGIGRSGSAVVSHVMEIGFTADLREVLDGRRLALAWTDAPERAFLSWNTAHDRGTVSVTYDPAAVDPAIAFDTERCRDVVSRALGLPASRFTVTGTRPWRMGGWVADSYRAGRVFLLGDAVHVTPPTGGFGANTGIQDAWNLTAKLVSVLRGDAGPRLLDDYEPERHAVGALTVEQALLRLDNRAEASAGSRPLLSEAAVAIGYRYRMSDVDADRGLPQADEPGRWRGEPGTRLPHTFLTGAYDGASTLDLVRDGRHLLLAGPEGHHWARAARAVDPRGAFLDVALLPRRADAGTLPAADLCGIGDHGAVLVRPDHVIAWRATQAAPDTTTALSEATRRVLRPTR, from the coding sequence ATGAACATGGATTCCCGGATACCGACAGAGCGCGCCGCCGTCCTGATCGTGGGCGGCAGCATCGTCGGAGCCTCGGCGGCGCTCTTCCTCGCCGCACGGGGGATCACCCCCGTCCTCGTCGAGAAGCATACGGCGGTGTCGACCCGGTTGCGTGCCAAGCTGTTCTATCCGCGCACCATGGAGGCGTACCGCAGTGTGGGGGTTGACCAGGACGTCTACGCCGTCCAGCACAGTGTGCCGCCGGCCGATCACGCAGCGGTGGTGACCTCCCTCGCCGGGCCGGAAGTGCGGCGCTGGCGGCTGCCCGCGGCGGAGGACTTCGGTGATGTCTCGCCGTGTCCCAGCGCACTCGTCAAGCAGGCCGACGTGGAGGAGGTGGTCCGCGCCCACGCCCGAGCCCGCGGCGCCGACCTGCGCTTCGGTCACCGTTTTCTCCGCCTGGGCCGGCACGAGGACCACGTGGTCGCCCACGTGCTCGACGCGGCCGGGAAGCCGTACACCGTCCAGGCCGACTACCTGCTGGCGGCGGACGGGAACAGCAGCGCCATCCGGGAAGCGCTCGGCATCGGCCGCAGCGGCAGCGCGGTGGTCTCCCACGTGATGGAGATCGGCTTCACGGCCGACCTGCGCGAAGTCCTGGACGGCCGCCGCCTCGCCCTGGCCTGGACCGACGCGCCCGAACGTGCCTTCCTCTCGTGGAACACCGCACACGACCGCGGGACGGTGTCGGTGACGTACGACCCCGCGGCCGTCGACCCGGCGATCGCGTTCGACACCGAGCGGTGCCGTGACGTCGTCTCACGCGCTCTCGGGCTCCCCGCGTCGCGTTTCACGGTCACCGGGACCCGGCCGTGGCGGATGGGTGGTTGGGTGGCCGATTCCTACCGCGCGGGCCGGGTCTTCCTCCTCGGGGACGCCGTGCACGTCACCCCGCCGACCGGCGGCTTCGGCGCCAACACCGGCATCCAGGACGCCTGGAACCTCACGGCCAAGCTGGTGTCCGTACTGCGCGGCGACGCCGGCCCGAGACTGCTGGACGACTACGAGCCCGAGCGCCACGCGGTGGGCGCACTCACGGTCGAGCAGGCACTGCTGCGCCTCGACAACCGCGCCGAAGCGTCGGCAGGCAGTCGTCCGCTGCTCAGCGAGGCGGCGGTGGCGATCGGTTACCGCTACCGCATGTCCGACGTCGATGCGGATCGCGGCCTGCCGCAGGCGGACGAACCGGGCCGCTGGCGTGGCGAGCCCGGCACCCGGCTGCCGCACACGTTCCTCACCGGCGCGTACGACGGCGCATCGACCCTCGACCTGGTCCGCGACGGCCGCCACCTGCTGCTCGCCGGGCCCGAAGGACACCACTGGGCACGGGCCGCCCGCGCTGTGGACCCACGGGGTGCGTTCCTCGACGTGGCCCTGCTGCCCCGGCGGGCCGATGCGGGAACGTTACCGGCGGCCGACCTCTGCGGCATCGGCGACCACGGAGCCGTCCTGGTCCGCCCCGACCACGTGATCGCCTGGCGCGCCACGCAGGCCGCTCCCGACACCACCACGGCCCTGTCCGAGGCCACGCGACGGGTTCTGCGGCCGACGCGATGA
- a CDS encoding MerR family transcriptional regulator, with protein sequence MRIGELSRRTGVHERLLRYYEEQHLLSPRRRPSGYREYDEADVDTVRRIRGLLAAGLNTATIATILPCLRQERDRLVPTCPDLLADLLRERERITQAITDLRTSRRALDDVIAAAPADVAERAAAR encoded by the coding sequence GTGCGGATCGGTGAGCTGTCCCGCAGAACGGGTGTCCACGAACGACTGCTGCGCTACTACGAGGAGCAGCACCTGCTCAGCCCGCGGCGGCGACCCAGCGGTTACCGTGAATACGACGAGGCGGACGTGGACACCGTGCGGCGCATCCGCGGTCTGCTCGCCGCCGGTCTCAACACCGCGACCATCGCCACCATCCTTCCCTGCCTGCGCCAGGAGCGGGACCGGCTGGTGCCGACCTGTCCCGACCTCCTCGCCGACCTGCTCAGGGAGCGCGAGAGGATCACCCAGGCCATCACCGACCTGCGAACCTCCCGCCGCGCACTCGACGACGTCATCGCCGCCGCCCCCGCCGACGTCGCCGAACGCGCGGCGGCCCGCTGA
- a CDS encoding MFS transporter: MRKSFAQLAALCASVFVVGTSEYLVAGVLPEIGADLHVSQATAGQAVTAYALGVVIGGPVVTMLTGRLPRKGLAIALMLLFAAGSALSATATSFAMLLAGRVVCSLSHAAFLALALVTATSVVAREKTGAAIATVASGFTVATLLGVPLGSLLGHGAGWRAPFVALTVLTLVAVALLALVLPRRPAPTGRLRAELRVVTRKPVLLAVASTAVGFSGVAVVFTYIAPLLTRVCHFSAAAVSGLLLAYGAGSFLGNLAAGRLTDTSMSTTVRGVFGGLLVAAHALRWTGLAGAALSLAGLGLTYLVLPRTSAAEHTDDTAVTAAS; encoded by the coding sequence ATGAGGAAGAGCTTCGCCCAGCTCGCCGCCTTGTGCGCGAGCGTCTTCGTTGTCGGTACGTCGGAATACCTGGTCGCGGGCGTGTTGCCCGAGATCGGCGCCGACCTGCACGTCTCGCAGGCCACCGCCGGGCAGGCGGTGACCGCGTACGCACTCGGCGTGGTGATCGGCGGCCCCGTGGTGACCATGCTGACGGGGCGGTTGCCGCGCAAGGGCCTGGCGATCGCCTTGATGCTGCTGTTCGCCGCGGGCAGCGCGCTCAGCGCGACGGCCACCTCGTTCGCGATGCTGTTGGCCGGGCGGGTGGTGTGCTCGCTCAGCCACGCGGCGTTCCTGGCGTTGGCCCTGGTGACGGCCACCAGCGTCGTTGCCCGGGAGAAGACCGGCGCGGCCATCGCCACGGTGGCGTCCGGGTTCACCGTGGCCACCTTGCTCGGCGTGCCGCTGGGTTCGCTGTTGGGGCACGGCGCCGGATGGCGCGCGCCGTTCGTGGCGTTGACGGTGCTCACCCTGGTTGCCGTCGCGCTGCTGGCACTGGTGCTGCCGCGTCGGCCGGCACCGACCGGTCGGCTGCGCGCGGAGTTGCGGGTGGTGACCCGCAAGCCGGTGCTACTGGCCGTCGCCAGCACGGCGGTCGGCTTCTCCGGCGTCGCTGTTGTCTTCACCTACATCGCCCCGTTGCTCACTCGGGTGTGCCACTTCTCCGCCGCGGCCGTCTCCGGGCTGCTGCTCGCCTACGGAGCCGGCAGCTTCCTGGGCAACCTGGCGGCGGGCCGGCTGACCGACACATCGATGTCCACGACCGTGCGTGGCGTGTTCGGCGGCCTGCTGGTCGCCGCACACGCCCTACGCTGGACCGGCCTGGCCGGCGCCGCGCTGAGCCTCGCCGGCCTGGGGCTGACCTACCTGGTCCTGCCGCGTACCTCCGCCGCCGAGCACACCGACGACACCGCGGTCACCGCTGCCTCATGA
- a CDS encoding nuclear transport factor 2 family protein, translating into MATDTQTSRTVAEQFVERLGRQDPDGIQELFAEEIDWHVPGSDALPWTGRRTRREEVAPYFTTMWPHFAQGRSKVVLERVIVDGGDVVLLAVFTHTVASSGREFTTPAAMHLVVEDNRIVRMHLYEDTLTVGKAFDAG; encoded by the coding sequence ATGGCAACAGATACGCAGACCTCGCGGACCGTGGCCGAGCAGTTCGTGGAGCGCCTCGGCAGGCAGGACCCCGACGGCATCCAGGAACTCTTCGCCGAGGAGATCGACTGGCACGTCCCCGGCAGTGACGCGCTGCCCTGGACCGGGCGCCGTACCCGCCGGGAGGAGGTCGCGCCGTACTTCACCACGATGTGGCCGCACTTCGCGCAGGGCAGGAGCAAGGTCGTGCTGGAGCGCGTCATCGTCGACGGTGGTGACGTGGTGCTGCTGGCGGTCTTCACCCACACCGTCGCGTCCAGCGGGAGGGAATTCACCACACCGGCGGCCATGCACCTGGTGGTCGAGGACAACCGGATCGTCCGCATGCACCTGTACGAGGACACGCTGACCGTCGGGAAGGCGTTCGACGCGGGCTGA
- a CDS encoding SDR family NAD(P)-dependent oxidoreductase: MGQLDDKIALVTGASSGIGLAIARRFAAEGATVYLTGRRKAALDAAVAQVGARGIAVQGDAADLGDLDRLFAEIANRSGHLDIVVANAGVGEYGPLGAITEEEYDRTTSVNLKGTVFTVQKALPLLTAGASVTLLSSSSALRATPGLGVYAATKAAIRSLARTWAAELADRGIRVNALTPGPVETPGLDDLLAAFPHGDRPTAAEPAPPTPLGRVGHPDEVAAAALYLAGDQSTFTTGAELFVDGGATQL; encoded by the coding sequence ATGGGACAACTGGACGACAAGATCGCCCTCGTCACCGGCGCATCCAGCGGCATCGGCCTGGCGATCGCCCGCCGTTTCGCCGCCGAGGGCGCGACCGTCTACCTGACCGGGCGCCGCAAGGCCGCGCTGGACGCCGCCGTTGCGCAGGTCGGCGCCCGCGGCATCGCCGTCCAGGGTGATGCCGCGGACCTCGGCGATCTCGACCGGCTCTTCGCCGAGATCGCGAACCGCAGCGGCCACCTGGACATCGTGGTGGCCAACGCCGGGGTCGGGGAGTACGGCCCGCTCGGCGCGATCACCGAGGAGGAGTACGACCGCACCACCTCGGTCAACCTCAAGGGCACGGTCTTCACCGTCCAGAAGGCGCTGCCGCTGCTGACGGCCGGCGCCTCGGTGACCCTGCTGTCCTCCAGCTCGGCGCTGCGGGCCACCCCGGGCCTGGGTGTCTACGCCGCCACCAAGGCCGCGATCCGCAGCCTCGCCCGCACCTGGGCCGCCGAACTGGCCGACCGCGGAATCCGCGTCAACGCCCTCACCCCCGGCCCCGTCGAGACCCCGGGCCTGGACGACCTCCTCGCCGCCTTCCCGCACGGCGACCGTCCCACCGCCGCCGAACCCGCCCCACCGACCCCGCTCGGCCGCGTCGGCCACCCCGACGAGGTCGCCGCCGCCGCCCTCTACCTGGCCGGCGACCAGAGCACTTTCACCACCGGCGCGGAACTGTTCGTCGACGGCGGCGCCACCCAGCTCTAG
- a CDS encoding Rrf2 family transcriptional regulator — MSANSRLTIAAHALTWIGLYQRRGHEVATSEQIATSVNTNPVVIRRLLATLSKAGLVDSRRGAGAGWMLARDLAAITLLDVYQAIEPGPVFALHPATPDHECVVGHGIGPAMTAVYDKVEAALRRELAKTTLEDVLRDVLRAA, encoded by the coding sequence GTGAGCGCCAACAGCAGGCTGACCATCGCGGCGCACGCCCTGACGTGGATCGGCCTGTATCAGCGGCGTGGCCACGAGGTCGCCACCTCAGAGCAGATCGCGACGAGCGTCAACACCAACCCGGTGGTGATCCGCCGCCTGCTGGCCACGTTGAGCAAGGCCGGCCTGGTCGATTCACGGCGGGGGGCGGGGGCGGGCTGGATGCTCGCGCGGGACCTGGCGGCGATCACCCTGCTCGACGTCTACCAGGCGATCGAGCCGGGACCTGTCTTCGCCCTGCATCCCGCGACACCGGACCACGAGTGCGTCGTGGGCCACGGCATCGGGCCGGCGATGACCGCCGTGTACGACAAGGTGGAGGCCGCCCTGCGTAGGGAGTTGGCGAAAACCACGCTGGAGGACGTACTGCGGGACGTCTTGAGAGCCGCCTGA
- a CDS encoding S9 family peptidase has protein sequence MPPHPAPAPQPTPEPTDPLTAELVVDVAAAVTPAISPDGRLVAHGVVANGGKGGRPHGSIWVTAADGSTAPHRLTDGTARDLAPKWAPDSASLFFTSDREEQGTAQLQRIRLDGGEDIAEAEALTSWRGGICDHLPLFDGRTVALLAEDEPTAEDERREAECDDAKVWGRHLPPTRLRLLDLETGVLRTVDGLGDRHVVGLVQRPDGGPLAVLSWSTPELDPGVMTAELHVVDPHSASVHDLGPVGIEAQSPAWWHHDGVWHLAHLAVTPEHLVGGLAVIDTVPPASGPAVGHRDLTAGMSVSPSELVQVADGPPLALFADGLDTALYRLHPESLRFHQVSAAPGMLAGLTASRGGETVALLASTAYEPKNVHAGPTGGPLVRLSDTMPELRRIRWGVQERLHYQASDGVQLDGLLILPAGRSRDNGPFPLVTLVHGGPYYRYADEFALNAIDCGQWLATAGYAVFLPNPRGGSGHGHEFAAVVAGAVGGDEWTDILSGIDLLVAQGVADPERLGISGWSHGGFIAAWAAARTDRFKAAMMGAGISDWGMQAGTGDWGLLDAALGGSTGWEGPGPHVHDRHSPISYASGIRTPVLILHGEEDTNVPLGQAIHFHRALRHFGVEHELVVYPREGHGLDERAHQLDALRRIRAWYDRWL, from the coding sequence ATGCCGCCGCACCCCGCACCCGCACCGCAGCCGACCCCCGAACCGACCGACCCGCTCACCGCCGAACTGGTGGTGGACGTCGCCGCCGCCGTGACACCGGCCATCTCGCCGGACGGCCGCCTGGTCGCCCACGGAGTGGTCGCGAACGGCGGAAAGGGCGGGCGTCCGCACGGGTCCATCTGGGTCACCGCCGCCGACGGCAGCACAGCCCCGCACAGGCTGACCGACGGCACGGCCCGCGACCTCGCCCCGAAGTGGGCCCCGGACTCGGCCTCCCTCTTCTTCACCTCCGACCGCGAGGAACAGGGCACCGCCCAACTCCAGCGGATCCGTCTGGACGGCGGCGAGGACATCGCCGAGGCCGAGGCCTTGACCAGTTGGCGCGGCGGCATCTGCGACCACTTGCCGCTCTTCGACGGCCGCACCGTCGCCCTGCTCGCCGAGGACGAACCCACCGCGGAGGACGAACGCCGGGAAGCCGAGTGCGACGACGCCAAGGTCTGGGGCCGCCACCTTCCGCCCACCCGGCTGCGCCTGCTCGACCTGGAGACCGGCGTGCTCCGCACCGTGGACGGCCTCGGTGACCGGCATGTGGTCGGGTTGGTCCAGCGTCCGGACGGCGGCCCGCTGGCGGTGCTGAGCTGGTCCACCCCTGAGCTCGACCCCGGCGTCATGACGGCGGAACTGCATGTGGTGGATCCGCACTCGGCATCCGTCCACGACCTGGGTCCGGTCGGGATCGAGGCCCAGTCCCCGGCCTGGTGGCACCACGACGGTGTGTGGCATCTGGCCCACCTGGCGGTGACCCCCGAGCACCTGGTCGGCGGGCTCGCCGTGATCGACACCGTCCCGCCGGCGAGCGGCCCGGCCGTCGGACACCGCGACCTCACCGCCGGCATGTCCGTCAGCCCGAGCGAGTTGGTGCAGGTCGCGGACGGGCCCCCACTCGCGCTGTTCGCCGACGGGCTGGACACCGCGCTGTACCGGCTCCACCCGGAGTCCCTGCGGTTCCACCAGGTGTCCGCCGCCCCCGGCATGCTCGCCGGGCTCACCGCGAGTCGCGGCGGGGAAACCGTCGCCCTGCTGGCAAGTACGGCGTACGAGCCCAAGAACGTCCACGCGGGACCCACCGGCGGACCACTGGTCCGGCTCAGCGACACCATGCCGGAACTGCGCAGGATCCGTTGGGGTGTCCAGGAGCGCCTTCACTACCAGGCTTCCGACGGAGTCCAGTTGGACGGCCTGCTGATCCTGCCGGCCGGCCGGAGTCGGGACAACGGTCCGTTTCCGCTGGTCACCCTGGTCCACGGCGGCCCTTACTACCGCTACGCCGACGAATTCGCCCTCAACGCGATCGATTGCGGCCAGTGGCTGGCGACCGCCGGGTACGCGGTCTTCCTGCCCAACCCCCGAGGCGGCTCGGGGCACGGCCACGAGTTCGCCGCCGTGGTCGCGGGCGCGGTCGGCGGCGATGAGTGGACCGACATTCTCAGCGGGATCGACCTGCTGGTGGCACAGGGAGTCGCCGACCCCGAGCGTCTGGGGATCTCCGGATGGAGCCACGGGGGCTTCATCGCGGCCTGGGCGGCAGCCCGTACAGACCGGTTCAAGGCCGCCATGATGGGCGCGGGCATCAGCGACTGGGGCATGCAGGCCGGGACCGGCGACTGGGGGCTCCTCGACGCGGCGCTCGGCGGCAGCACCGGATGGGAGGGCCCGGGACCACACGTCCACGACCGGCACAGTCCCATCTCCTACGCCTCCGGCATCCGCACCCCGGTGCTGATCCTGCACGGCGAGGAGGACACCAACGTCCCGCTCGGCCAGGCGATCCACTTCCATCGCGCGCTGCGCCACTTCGGGGTCGAGCACGAGTTGGTCGTCTACCCCCGCGAGGGCCATGGGCTCGACGAGCGCGCCCACCAACTCGACGCCCTTCGGCGGATCCGCGCCTGGTACGACCGCTGGCTGTAG
- a CDS encoding SDR family NAD(P)-dependent oxidoreductase, which yields MRPLAERDFHVVLTARDRSAAESLAERLRQDGYAATALRLDLTDRAGMAEVADHLTRAFGHLDVLINNAGALPDFRTLSALEADMDAARTALDVSVIGPWALTQALLPLLTAAPAARIVNVSSLAAQQIATGLDLGAPLRSPAYSMAKYMLNALTTVLARALAETPILVNAVDPGNTATHPERGDDATDRPAAESARDIARAATLGPDGPTGQLFTNGYPSA from the coding sequence TTGCGGCCGCTCGCCGAGCGCGACTTCCACGTCGTCCTCACCGCGCGCGACCGCTCCGCGGCGGAGTCGCTGGCCGAGCGACTGCGCCAGGACGGATACGCGGCCACCGCCCTGCGCCTGGACCTCACCGACCGGGCTGGCATGGCCGAGGTGGCCGATCACCTCACCCGGGCCTTCGGCCACCTCGACGTTCTGATCAACAACGCCGGCGCCCTGCCCGACTTCCGCACCCTCTCCGCGCTGGAGGCCGACATGGACGCGGCGCGCACCGCGCTGGACGTCTCCGTGATCGGCCCGTGGGCACTGACCCAGGCGTTGCTGCCGCTGCTGACCGCCGCGCCCGCGGCCCGGATCGTGAACGTCTCCAGCCTCGCCGCCCAGCAGATCGCCACCGGACTCGATCTCGGCGCGCCGCTGCGCTCCCCGGCCTACTCGATGGCCAAGTACATGCTCAACGCGCTGACCACCGTGCTCGCCCGCGCCCTCGCGGAGACCCCGATCCTCGTCAACGCCGTCGACCCCGGCAACACCGCCACCCATCCGGAGCGCGGCGACGACGCCACCGACCGCCCGGCCGCCGAGAGCGCCCGTGACATCGCCCGGGCCGCCACCCTCGGTCCCGACGGCCCCACCGGACAGCTCTTCACCAACGGGTACCCGTCCGCCTGA
- a CDS encoding winged helix-turn-helix transcriptional regulator, with protein METIDDVTGTTPPWDPYARGCPSRDLLDRIGDKWSILVLGELGEHGASRFTRLRKRLSGVSEKMLTQTLRALERDGLVLRTVFPTVPVRVEYELTPLGRTLREPLKVLTEWSLRHTAEVLAAREEYDARIEQVN; from the coding sequence GTGGAGACCATCGACGACGTGACCGGGACGACACCGCCGTGGGACCCGTACGCGCGCGGCTGCCCGTCCCGGGACCTGCTCGACCGGATCGGCGACAAATGGTCGATCCTCGTACTCGGCGAGCTCGGTGAACACGGGGCGTCCCGCTTCACCCGACTGCGGAAACGACTCTCGGGCGTGAGCGAGAAGATGCTCACCCAGACACTGCGCGCCCTCGAACGCGACGGCCTCGTCCTGCGAACCGTCTTCCCGACGGTGCCGGTGCGCGTGGAGTACGAGCTGACTCCGCTCGGTCGGACCCTGCGTGAGCCCCTGAAGGTGCTCACGGAGTGGTCACTGCGGCACACGGCGGAAGTGCTCGCCGCCCGTGAGGAGTACGACGCCCGTATCGAGCAAGTGAACTGA
- a CDS encoding NmrA family NAD(P)-binding protein → MSIVVTGATGQLGRLTVEALLRRGVGASAIVATGRDIAGIEDLAERGVVVRRADFADPDSLAAAFAGAEKLLLVSTTSVDERLANHRRAIDAALAAGVSLVAYTSMAHADTATTILAATHRATEEYLRERDVPSVLLRNSWYLENYTAQLPLVLRQGAVLGAAGGGRVSAAARADYAEAAAVVLTTEGHLGAAYELGGDEAFTLAEFAEAVSAATGRQIPYTDLPARKLAEALTAAGLPAELAHVLADADLGLGRGELFTGSGDLGRLIGRPTTSLADAIADALR, encoded by the coding sequence ATGTCAATCGTTGTGACCGGAGCCACCGGTCAGCTGGGCAGGCTCACCGTGGAGGCGTTGCTGCGGCGCGGGGTCGGCGCCTCGGCCATCGTCGCGACCGGGCGGGACATCGCCGGGATCGAGGACCTGGCCGAACGCGGTGTCGTGGTGCGCCGGGCCGACTTCGCCGACCCGGACAGCCTCGCGGCGGCCTTCGCCGGAGCCGAAAAGCTGCTCCTGGTCTCGACCACGTCCGTCGACGAGCGCCTCGCCAACCATCGACGCGCCATCGACGCCGCGCTGGCCGCGGGGGTGTCGCTGGTGGCGTACACGAGCATGGCGCACGCCGACACGGCCACCACCATCCTCGCCGCCACCCATCGCGCCACCGAGGAGTACCTGCGTGAGCGCGACGTCCCCAGCGTGCTGCTGCGCAACAGCTGGTACCTGGAGAACTACACCGCCCAACTGCCGCTCGTCCTCCGGCAGGGCGCTGTCCTCGGGGCCGCGGGCGGGGGAAGGGTCAGCGCCGCGGCCCGGGCCGACTACGCCGAGGCCGCCGCGGTCGTGCTCACCACCGAGGGCCATCTGGGCGCGGCGTACGAGCTGGGTGGCGACGAGGCGTTCACCCTTGCCGAGTTCGCCGAGGCGGTATCCGCCGCCACCGGCAGGCAGATTCCCTACACCGATCTGCCGGCGCGGAAGTTGGCCGAGGCGCTGACCGCGGCGGGCCTGCCCGCCGAGTTGGCGCACGTGCTCGCCGACGCCGATCTCGGCCTGGGACGCGGTGAGTTGTTCACCGGCTCCGGCGACCTCGGCCGCCTGATCGGACGGCCGACCACGTCGCTGGCCGACGCGATCGCCGACGCGCTGCGCTGA